In Acidobacteriota bacterium, one genomic interval encodes:
- a CDS encoding DUF92 domain-containing protein gives MSRVSEDLRQVVHVTMGAWAIVLRWATWPQAAALAATALLFNWLVLPRIGGRSMYRHVDRARGYPIGILLYPFVVLVLVLIFRQRLDIVAGAWGILAAGDGFATLVGRRAPVARLPWNAEKSVGGTIAFVVSGTLAGAALGWFVAGGIGAAQGLAYWLLVAFAAALASGLVETIPVRLDDNISVAAAAAFVIVCADISSAASWSLHAADTWPRIAIGLALNAAVALAGWMAGTVSRSGVVAGIAIGTIVFAAAGTGAWILLLLSFGAAAVTSRIGYKRKLQLGIAEERGGRRGAANAVANTGLAAIAAVLAVISPYRAEALLATAVALIAGSSDTVASEIGKAFGRRTLLVVGFRPVPPGTSGALSLEGTAAGVAAAALLGLVAVRVGLVPQAMLLIVVIAATAASLIESALGATLEAPRVLNNDLLNFVNTAAAAAIALLLASRL, from the coding sequence GTGAGCCGCGTCTCCGAGGATCTGCGCCAGGTCGTTCACGTCACGATGGGAGCGTGGGCGATCGTGCTGCGCTGGGCGACGTGGCCGCAGGCGGCCGCGCTGGCCGCGACCGCGCTGCTGTTCAACTGGCTGGTGCTGCCGCGCATCGGCGGCCGTTCGATGTACCGGCACGTCGATCGGGCGCGCGGATATCCGATCGGCATCCTCCTCTACCCGTTCGTGGTGCTCGTCCTCGTCCTGATCTTCCGGCAGCGGCTCGACATCGTCGCGGGCGCGTGGGGCATCCTCGCGGCCGGTGACGGCTTCGCAACGCTCGTCGGGCGTCGCGCGCCGGTGGCGCGCCTTCCGTGGAACGCGGAAAAGTCCGTCGGCGGGACGATCGCGTTCGTGGTGTCCGGCACCCTGGCCGGCGCCGCGCTGGGGTGGTTTGTCGCGGGCGGAATCGGCGCGGCGCAGGGACTGGCCTACTGGCTGCTCGTGGCGTTCGCTGCCGCGCTGGCCTCGGGACTCGTCGAAACGATCCCCGTGCGGCTCGATGACAACATCTCGGTGGCCGCTGCCGCCGCGTTCGTGATCGTATGCGCCGACATCAGCAGCGCGGCATCGTGGTCGCTTCACGCGGCAGACACGTGGCCGCGCATCGCGATTGGCCTCGCGCTCAACGCCGCCGTCGCCCTGGCGGGATGGATGGCGGGCACCGTGTCGCGATCCGGCGTCGTCGCGGGGATCGCGATCGGCACGATTGTGTTCGCGGCGGCCGGTACCGGCGCGTGGATCCTGCTGTTGCTGTCGTTTGGCGCCGCCGCGGTGACCTCGAGGATTGGCTACAAGCGGAAGCTGCAGCTCGGGATTGCCGAGGAGCGCGGCGGGCGGCGCGGCGCGGCGAACGCCGTCGCCAACACCGGCCTCGCCGCCATTGCGGCAGTCCTCGCCGTGATCTCTCCTTATCGCGCCGAAGCACTGCTGGCAACCGCCGTGGCGCTCATCGCCGGCAGCAGCGACACGGTGGCGAGCGAAATCGGCAAAGCGTTCGGCCGCCGCACGCTCCTCGTCGTCGGCTTCCGGCCGGTACCGCCGGGCACCTCCGGGGCGTTGTCCCTCGAGGGAACCGCGGCGGGCGTCGCCGCCGCCGCCTTGCTCGGCCTCGTCGCGGTGCGCGTCGGGCTGGTGCCCCAGGCCATGCTGCTGATCGTCGTCATCGCCGCAACGGCCGCATCGCTCATCGAGAGCGCGCTCGGGGCGACGCTGGAAGCGCCGCGGGTGCTCAACAACGATCTGCTGAACTTCGTGAACACCGCGGCCGCTGCCGCCATCGCGCTGCTGCTCGCGTCACGACTCTGA
- the thiC gene encoding phosphomethylpyrimidine synthase ThiC, whose product DIHETREWIIRNSPVPIGTVPIYQALEKVGGRPEELTWEIYRDTIVEQCEQGVDYFTVHAGVLLRYIPLTAARVTGIVSRGGSILAKWCLAHHKENFLYTHFRELCEIMARYDVAFSLGDGLRPGSIADANDEAQFAELRTQGELTRIAWEHDIQVMNEGPGHIPMHLIKENMDKQLEWCDEAPFYTLGPLTTDIAPGYDHITSAIGAAMIGWYGTAMLCYVTPKEHLGLPNRDDVKAGVIAYKIAAHAADLAKGHPRAREWDDALSRARFEFRWQDQFNLALDPVTARAYHDETMPAEGAKLAHFCSMCGPKFCAMELTQQIRDAGMKEKAVEFRKAGEIYVRT is encoded by the coding sequence AGGACATTCACGAGACCCGCGAGTGGATCATCCGGAACTCGCCGGTGCCGATCGGCACCGTGCCCATCTACCAGGCGCTCGAGAAGGTCGGTGGCCGCCCGGAAGAACTCACGTGGGAGATCTATCGCGACACGATCGTCGAGCAGTGCGAGCAGGGGGTCGATTACTTCACGGTGCATGCGGGCGTCCTGCTGCGGTACATCCCGCTCACCGCGGCGCGCGTCACCGGCATCGTGTCGCGCGGCGGCTCGATCCTGGCAAAGTGGTGCCTCGCCCACCACAAGGAAAACTTCCTCTACACGCACTTCCGCGAGCTGTGCGAGATCATGGCGCGCTACGACGTCGCGTTCTCGCTGGGCGACGGTCTTCGCCCGGGCTCGATCGCAGACGCGAACGATGAGGCGCAGTTTGCCGAACTGCGGACGCAGGGGGAGCTGACGCGAATCGCATGGGAGCACGACATCCAGGTCATGAACGAGGGCCCGGGGCACATCCCCATGCACCTCATCAAGGAGAACATGGACAAGCAGCTCGAGTGGTGCGACGAGGCGCCGTTCTACACGCTCGGCCCGCTCACCACCGACATTGCGCCGGGATACGACCACATCACGTCCGCCATCGGCGCGGCGATGATCGGCTGGTACGGCACCGCCATGCTCTGCTACGTGACGCCGAAGGAGCACCTCGGCCTGCCCAACCGTGACGACGTGAAAGCGGGCGTCATCGCCTATAAGATCGCGGCGCACGCCGCGGACCTGGCGAAAGGGCACCCGCGCGCACGCGAATGGGACGACGCGCTGTCGCGCGCGCGCTTCGAGTTCCGCTGGCAGGACCAGTTCAATCTCGCGCTCGACCCGGTGACCGCGCGCGCGTACCACGACGAGACGATGCCGGCCGAAGGCGCGAAGCTGGCGCACTTCTGCTCGATGTGCGGCCCGAAGTTCTGCGCGATGGAGCTGACGCAGCAGATCCGCGACGCCGGAATGAAGGAGAAAGCGGTCGAGTTCCGGAAGGCGGGCGAAATCTACGTGAGAACGTAG
- the rfbB gene encoding dTDP-glucose 4,6-dehydratase, whose amino-acid sequence MVSVLVTGGAGFIGSNFVRHALAAHPDWHVTTLDKLTYAGRVENLKEVFEHPRHTFVHGDIIDAAVAAPLVDQSEIVVHFAAETHVDRSIMSAGEFITTDVFGTFVLLEAARTAPRLRRFVQISTDEVYGSVAHGASRETDELKPRNPYAASKAGADRLAYSFWATYGVPVLIVRASNNYGPFQFPEKIIPLFITNAVDSLPLPLYGDGLNVRDWLHVSDHCRAIDVVLEKGQGGEVYNVGGGNEVRNIDLTRRILELTSRPDSLVRPVADRPGHDRRYALDSAKLRALGWHPQIRFDDGLRGTVEWYRQNEWWWRPVKERDERYRAFYEAQYGRRVTS is encoded by the coding sequence ATGGTTAGCGTCCTCGTCACGGGCGGCGCCGGCTTCATCGGCAGCAACTTCGTCCGCCACGCGCTCGCGGCTCACCCGGACTGGCACGTCACCACGCTCGACAAGCTGACGTATGCGGGCCGCGTCGAAAACCTGAAGGAGGTCTTCGAGCATCCGCGGCACACGTTCGTGCACGGCGACATCATCGACGCCGCGGTGGCGGCGCCCCTGGTGGACCAGTCCGAGATCGTCGTCCACTTCGCGGCCGAGACGCACGTGGACCGCTCGATCATGAGCGCCGGCGAGTTCATCACCACCGACGTGTTCGGGACCTTCGTGCTCCTCGAGGCGGCGCGGACCGCACCGCGGCTCCGTCGGTTCGTGCAGATCTCGACCGACGAGGTCTACGGGAGCGTGGCGCACGGGGCGAGCCGCGAGACCGACGAGCTGAAGCCTCGCAATCCGTACGCGGCGAGCAAGGCCGGCGCCGACCGCCTCGCGTACAGCTTCTGGGCCACGTACGGCGTGCCGGTCCTGATCGTGCGCGCGTCGAACAATTACGGGCCGTTCCAGTTCCCGGAGAAGATCATCCCGCTGTTCATCACCAACGCGGTCGACAGCCTGCCGCTGCCGCTCTACGGCGACGGGCTCAACGTCCGTGACTGGCTGCACGTCAGCGATCATTGCCGCGCGATCGATGTCGTGCTCGAGAAGGGACAGGGGGGCGAGGTCTACAACGTGGGTGGCGGCAACGAGGTCAGGAACATCGACCTGACGCGTCGCATCCTGGAGCTGACGTCGCGCCCGGACTCCCTCGTCAGGCCGGTCGCCGACCGGCCTGGCCACGATCGGCGGTACGCCCTCGACAGTGCGAAGCTGCGCGCGCTCGGCTGGCATCCCCAGATTCGATTCGACGACGGCTTGCGCGGCACCGTGGAGTGGTACCGGCAGAACGAGTGGTGGTGGCGCCCCGTCAAGGAACGCGACGAGCGGTACCGCGCGTTTTACGAAGCGCAGTACGGCCGCCGCGTGACCTCCTGA
- the htpX gene encoding zinc metalloprotease HtpX, which translates to MNGLKTAFLLGLLSALVLVVGEMLGGSQGLVTAFIFAALMNLVSYWFSDKIVLRMYGAKQVGPEHPLHRVVARLVQRASLPMPKVYVIPDASPNAFATGRNPSHASVAATEGILRVLSEHELEGVMAHELAHVKHRDILISSVAATIAAALMMFVRMSMWFGMGGRDEREGGNPIAMIAMVILAPLAAMLIQAAISRSREFAADAGGAAIAGNPYGLADALRKIEAAARRVPLDANPATAHMFIVKPFSGGGLMSLFSTHPPTEQRIAALLGTIR; encoded by the coding sequence ATGAATGGATTGAAGACGGCGTTCCTGCTCGGCCTGCTCAGCGCGCTCGTGCTGGTCGTGGGCGAAATGCTGGGCGGCTCGCAGGGGCTGGTCACGGCCTTCATCTTCGCGGCGTTGATGAACCTCGTGTCGTACTGGTTCTCCGACAAGATCGTGCTTCGCATGTACGGGGCGAAACAGGTTGGTCCGGAGCACCCGCTGCACCGGGTCGTCGCGCGCCTCGTGCAGCGTGCCAGCCTGCCGATGCCGAAGGTGTACGTGATTCCGGATGCGTCCCCCAACGCGTTTGCCACCGGGCGGAACCCGTCGCACGCGTCGGTTGCCGCGACCGAGGGGATCCTGCGCGTGCTGTCGGAGCACGAACTCGAAGGCGTCATGGCGCACGAGCTTGCGCACGTGAAGCACCGCGACATCCTGATCAGCTCGGTGGCCGCGACCATCGCGGCCGCCCTCATGATGTTCGTCCGCATGTCCATGTGGTTCGGCATGGGCGGCCGTGACGAGCGCGAAGGAGGGAACCCGATCGCGATGATCGCGATGGTCATCCTCGCGCCTCTCGCCGCGATGCTGATCCAGGCGGCGATCTCGCGGTCGCGCGAGTTCGCGGCCGACGCGGGGGGCGCGGCGATCGCGGGCAATCCCTACGGACTCGCCGACGCGCTTCGCAAGATCGAAGCGGCGGCCCGGCGCGTGCCGCTGGACGCCAACCCCGCGACCGCCCACATGTTCATCGTCAAGCCGTTTTCGGGCGGCGGGCTGATGTCGCTGTTCAGCACGCACCCGCCCACCGAGCAGCGCATCGCGGCGCTCCTCGGCACGATCAGGTAG
- a CDS encoding GDP-mannose 4,6-dehydratase, with the protein MDRPVIVTGAAGFAGSHLLDRLVQRMPAGQPLVAWRRPGGTAPRVVSPRVAWQAVDALDADAVDAAIAAAAPATMYHFAGSPHVASSWSDTLVPLQSNVLATHYVLLSLERHAPDARLLVPSSALVYRPHGQALREDAPVAPRTPYGISKLAQEMLARRAESDRRIQALIARPFNHIGPRQEASFVASAFARQIADAEAGLVEPVIRVGNLDARRDLTDVRDTVRAYELIAERGVPGRVYNVCSGQAYRIGDLLERLVSLARVRVEVRPDPGRLRPSDTPVLLGDPSRIAAELGWRAEIPIQETLADLLSHWRMQVAAGRSPA; encoded by the coding sequence GTGGATCGTCCCGTCATCGTGACCGGCGCCGCGGGCTTTGCCGGCAGCCATCTGCTCGATCGGCTCGTGCAGCGGATGCCGGCCGGGCAGCCGCTCGTCGCCTGGCGCCGCCCCGGCGGCACCGCGCCGCGCGTCGTGTCGCCGCGCGTGGCATGGCAGGCGGTTGACGCGCTCGACGCCGACGCGGTCGACGCGGCGATCGCCGCGGCCGCGCCCGCCACGATGTACCACTTCGCCGGCTCGCCGCACGTCGCCAGCTCGTGGTCCGACACGCTCGTTCCGTTGCAGTCGAACGTCCTGGCGACCCACTACGTGCTGCTGTCCCTCGAGCGGCATGCGCCGGATGCCCGGCTGCTCGTGCCCTCGTCGGCGCTGGTGTACAGGCCTCACGGCCAGGCGTTGCGCGAAGATGCTCCCGTGGCGCCTCGCACCCCCTACGGCATCAGCAAGCTCGCCCAGGAAATGCTCGCGCGGCGCGCGGAATCCGACCGCCGGATCCAGGCGCTGATCGCGCGCCCGTTCAATCACATCGGACCGCGCCAGGAAGCGTCGTTTGTCGCATCCGCATTCGCCCGGCAGATCGCCGACGCCGAAGCGGGGCTCGTGGAGCCGGTGATCCGCGTCGGGAACCTCGACGCGCGTCGCGACCTCACCGACGTGCGCGACACCGTGCGGGCCTACGAGCTGATTGCCGAGCGTGGCGTGCCCGGCCGCGTCTACAACGTCTGCTCGGGGCAGGCGTACCGGATCGGCGACCTGCTCGAACGCCTCGTCTCGCTCGCGCGCGTGCGCGTGGAGGTCCGGCCCGACCCCGGCCGGCTGCGTCCCTCCGACACGCCGGTGCTGCTCGGCGATCCGTCGCGCATCGCCGCCGAACTGGGCTGGCGCGCCGAGATCCCGATCCAGGAGACGCTGGCCGATCTGCTCTCGCACTGGCGCATGCAGGTCGCCGCAGGCAGGTCACCCGCGTGA
- a CDS encoding dTDP-4-dehydrorhamnose 3,5-epimerase family protein: MTQPTTYVARTSTRIDGVKTKDLRLIPDERGWLLEILRSDDEVFHKFGQVYVSATYPGVVKAWHYHEKQVDNFACVAGMVKLVLVDTREGSPTHGVVNEFYLGTQHALLVQIPARVYHGWKCVSVEPSLVLNIPSEPYQHDAPDEYRLDPHGTLPYDWSRKDG; this comes from the coding sequence ATGACGCAGCCGACCACCTACGTCGCCAGGACGTCCACGCGGATCGACGGCGTGAAGACGAAGGACCTCCGCCTGATTCCCGACGAGCGGGGCTGGCTCCTCGAAATCCTTCGCAGCGACGACGAGGTGTTCCACAAGTTCGGGCAGGTGTACGTGTCGGCGACCTACCCGGGCGTGGTCAAGGCGTGGCATTACCACGAGAAGCAGGTGGACAACTTCGCGTGCGTCGCCGGCATGGTCAAGCTCGTGCTGGTGGATACCCGCGAGGGCTCGCCGACCCATGGCGTCGTGAACGAGTTCTACCTCGGCACGCAGCACGCGCTGCTCGTGCAGATTCCCGCGCGCGTGTACCACGGGTGGAAGTGCGTCAGCGTCGAGCCCTCGCTCGTCCTCAATATCCCGAGCGAGCCGTATCAGCACGACGCCCCGGACGAGTACCGCCTGGATCCGCACGGAACGCTTCCCTACGACTGGTCACGGAAAGATGGTTAG
- a CDS encoding UbiA family prenyltransferase yields MNRWRTYFEFGRPFTLVAPALGVVSGAVTAAGAAPREPWALTLLTYPLLGASMAAVLNAGNNALNQIYDLEIDRVNKPRRPLPSGRLALREAWGFTILCYVVALILAWFVAPGGRHECFWIVLAAVVCTHMYSVPPLRTKRLGIWANVTIAIPRGLLLKVAGWSTVKTVVGVEPWYIGSIFGLFLLGASTTKDFADMDGDRRGGCRTLPIVYGVSRAAWMISPSFVVPFLMINIGASTHILTGHFWMLQTLGALMTAYGIYVCYLMLRRPEDLAVEENHVSWAHMYRMMFVAQTGFAAAYLF; encoded by the coding sequence ATGAATCGCTGGCGCACCTACTTCGAATTCGGACGTCCCTTCACGCTCGTCGCGCCGGCGCTCGGCGTCGTCTCCGGCGCCGTGACGGCCGCCGGCGCCGCGCCACGCGAACCGTGGGCCCTCACGCTTCTGACCTACCCGCTGCTCGGCGCGTCGATGGCGGCCGTGCTCAACGCGGGAAACAACGCACTCAACCAGATCTATGACCTGGAGATCGACCGCGTCAACAAGCCAAGACGCCCGCTGCCGAGCGGCCGACTGGCGCTCCGCGAGGCATGGGGGTTCACAATCCTCTGCTACGTGGTCGCGTTGATCCTGGCGTGGTTCGTCGCGCCTGGCGGACGTCACGAGTGCTTCTGGATCGTGCTCGCCGCCGTGGTCTGCACCCACATGTATTCGGTGCCGCCGCTGCGCACCAAACGCCTCGGCATTTGGGCCAACGTGACGATCGCGATCCCTCGCGGGCTGCTGCTGAAGGTCGCGGGCTGGTCGACCGTCAAGACCGTCGTCGGCGTCGAGCCGTGGTACATCGGGTCAATCTTCGGGCTGTTTCTGCTGGGCGCGTCGACGACGAAGGACTTTGCCGATATGGATGGGGACCGGCGCGGCGGCTGCCGCACGCTGCCGATCGTCTACGGCGTGTCGCGCGCCGCGTGGATGATCTCCCCGTCGTTCGTGGTGCCCTTCCTGATGATCAACATCGGCGCGTCGACCCACATCCTCACGGGACATTTCTGGATGCTGCAGACGCTTGGCGCCCTCATGACGGCGTACGGGATTTACGTGTGCTACCTCATGCTGCGGCGGCCGGAGGACCTCGCGGTGGAAGAGAACCACGTCTCCTGGGCGCACATGTATCGAATGATGTTCGTCGCCCAGACCGGCTTCGCCGCCGCCTATCTGTTCTGA
- a CDS encoding M20 family metallopeptidase → MLDEIERLVRAESPSTDKSAVDRCGEILAERLTSIGGRVQRIGRAASGDPIRAAFGRGTRQVLLLGHLDTVWPVGQLERMPVRRTGDRLHGPGTLDMKAGLVVAMTAMRAIDRAKEADGMRRVILCTTDEEIGSAASRELIEEEARRSDAVLVLEPALPGGAVKTSRQAVGQFELAIGGVSAHAGIDPGKGASAIHELARQIARVEALQDLSRGVSVNVGIISGGTRPNVIAEQARATVDVRAPRMEDARRVEDAFRSLSVQDPRTTLTLAGGFERPPLERTAAVVRLYEMARDVSRDLGRELREGGTGGGSDGSFTAALGVPTLDGLGPDGDGAHAVHEHVLISSLAWRAALVAGLVSRIAKAGKIGP, encoded by the coding sequence ATGCTCGATGAGATCGAGCGGCTCGTGCGCGCCGAATCGCCCAGCACCGACAAGTCGGCGGTCGATCGCTGCGGTGAGATCCTGGCCGAGCGGCTGACGTCCATCGGCGGCCGCGTCCAGCGCATCGGGCGCGCCGCCTCCGGGGATCCGATTCGCGCGGCGTTCGGCCGCGGCACGCGCCAGGTGCTGCTGCTTGGCCATCTCGACACGGTCTGGCCGGTGGGGCAGCTCGAACGCATGCCCGTCCGGCGCACGGGGGATCGGCTCCACGGTCCCGGCACGCTCGACATGAAAGCCGGCCTTGTGGTCGCGATGACGGCGATGCGCGCGATCGATCGCGCGAAGGAAGCCGATGGCATGCGGCGCGTCATCCTGTGCACGACCGACGAGGAGATCGGCAGCGCGGCATCCCGGGAGCTGATCGAAGAGGAGGCACGCCGGAGCGACGCGGTGCTGGTGCTCGAGCCCGCCCTGCCTGGAGGCGCGGTGAAGACGAGCCGCCAGGCCGTCGGACAGTTCGAGCTGGCGATTGGCGGCGTGTCGGCCCACGCCGGGATCGATCCCGGAAAGGGGGCGAGCGCCATCCATGAGCTGGCGCGCCAGATCGCGCGCGTCGAAGCGCTGCAGGATCTCTCGCGCGGTGTCTCGGTCAACGTGGGAATCATCAGCGGCGGCACCCGCCCGAACGTGATTGCCGAACAGGCGCGCGCCACCGTCGACGTGCGCGCCCCGCGCATGGAGGACGCCCGCCGCGTGGAAGACGCGTTTCGATCGCTGTCCGTCCAGGATCCGCGCACAACCCTGACGCTCGCAGGGGGTTTCGAGCGGCCGCCGCTGGAACGCACGGCGGCCGTTGTGCGTCTGTACGAGATGGCGAGGGACGTCTCGCGCGATCTCGGCCGTGAGTTGCGGGAGGGGGGCACGGGCGGTGGATCCGATGGCAGCTTCACCGCGGCGCTCGGCGTGCCCACGCTGGACGGGCTCGGTCCGGACGGCGATGGCGCGCACGCCGTGCACGAGCACGTCCTGATCTCGAGCCTGGCGTGGCGGGCCGCGCTCGTCGCCGGGCTCGTGAGCCGCATCGCAAAGGCTGGTAAGATAGGGCCATGA
- a CDS encoding ATP-dependent Clp protease ATP-binding subunit, whose amino-acid sequence MVEDLDIPQNRLAESAERVVDRAVEEARRREHALLTNEHVCLAFAQVEWDFFGQVMRDNDLNPHQFLQALEEHLRMLPASGRELRVAPATKLLFKLALLHASRCGRHAIEAVDLFSAIFEETQGVPVSILRRQGIEPEVLVSRLTTRMRDQEVREERLKKRFELPPFLKHFATNLNQLAWQDKLPPVFGREAEMQQALEILCHRERSNSVLLIGEPGVGKTAIVEGLARRIEFEPESIPVRLRDCQIVNLQMNTMVAGTMLRGMFEDRIQNVIREIKERPNLILFIDEVHTMIGAGSALGAPSDAANVFKSVLARGEVRIIGATTMGEYKEFIQEDEALARRFRTVYIAEPSIEQTRTILYNLRPRLERNYSVRILDEAVEMALEMSYRYMRHLQLPDKVIGWLDTASVRAEIDKRYEVRGDDVADVISNVARIPKDMVFRDVTDRFKDIESSLSRRVVGQRQAIGSVARRLVLNKGPLKDGFDRPDGVLLFLGPTGVGKTELAKSVAEFLFGDDKKMIRVDMSEYQDGAVGVDKMIGMPRGIVGSERGGVLTNQLKDNPYSVVLLDEIEKASPNMLNLFLQAFDEGWVTDGRGKRVYLSDAIVIMTSNAGTEHFRKLTNPLGFCSGQTGIDQVRGEVMKDLERCFAPEFRNRIDEVVLFTPLTHDDVRIIAEQELAKIAATLEKSGKLLTIDPEAINQLVRDGYSLPYGARFLKRVIELNVKLPISQFWQGGVEFRVTCDKGQVVIESAGMRLVKGAAAVA is encoded by the coding sequence GTGGTTGAGGATCTCGACATCCCGCAGAACAGGTTGGCCGAATCGGCCGAGCGCGTCGTGGACCGGGCCGTCGAGGAAGCTCGCCGCCGCGAGCACGCGCTGCTGACCAACGAACACGTGTGCCTGGCCTTCGCGCAGGTCGAGTGGGACTTCTTCGGGCAGGTCATGCGCGACAACGATCTCAACCCCCACCAGTTCCTCCAGGCGCTCGAAGAGCACCTGCGGATGCTGCCGGCCTCCGGTCGGGAGTTGCGCGTGGCCCCGGCCACCAAGCTTCTGTTCAAGCTCGCGCTGCTCCACGCGAGCCGCTGCGGCCGCCACGCGATCGAAGCGGTGGATCTGTTTTCCGCGATCTTCGAGGAGACGCAGGGCGTGCCGGTGTCGATCCTGCGACGCCAGGGGATCGAGCCGGAGGTGCTCGTTTCGCGCCTGACGACCCGCATGCGCGACCAGGAGGTCCGCGAGGAGCGTCTGAAGAAGCGCTTCGAGCTGCCGCCGTTCCTCAAGCATTTCGCGACGAACCTCAACCAGCTTGCGTGGCAGGACAAGCTGCCGCCTGTGTTCGGCCGCGAGGCGGAGATGCAGCAGGCGCTCGAGATCCTCTGCCACCGCGAACGGTCGAACTCCGTGCTCCTGATCGGAGAGCCCGGCGTCGGCAAGACCGCCATCGTCGAGGGGCTCGCGAGACGGATCGAGTTCGAGCCCGAAAGCATCCCCGTGCGGCTGCGCGACTGCCAGATCGTGAATCTGCAGATGAACACGATGGTGGCCGGCACGATGCTCCGCGGCATGTTCGAGGATCGCATCCAGAACGTGATCCGCGAGATCAAGGAGCGCCCCAACCTCATCCTGTTCATCGACGAAGTGCACACGATGATCGGCGCGGGCTCCGCGCTTGGCGCGCCGTCCGACGCCGCGAACGTCTTCAAGTCCGTGCTGGCCCGCGGCGAGGTCCGCATCATCGGCGCCACGACGATGGGCGAGTACAAGGAGTTCATCCAGGAAGACGAGGCGCTCGCGCGGCGATTCCGCACGGTGTACATCGCGGAGCCGTCGATCGAGCAGACGCGGACGATCCTGTACAACCTGCGCCCGCGGCTCGAGCGGAACTACTCGGTGCGCATCCTCGACGAGGCCGTCGAGATGGCGCTCGAGATGTCGTACCGGTACATGCGCCATCTCCAGCTGCCCGACAAGGTCATCGGCTGGCTCGACACCGCGTCGGTCCGCGCGGAGATCGACAAGCGCTACGAAGTGCGCGGCGACGACGTCGCGGACGTCATCTCCAACGTCGCGCGGATTCCCAAGGACATGGTGTTCCGCGACGTGACGGATCGGTTCAAGGACATCGAGTCGAGCCTCTCCCGGCGTGTCGTCGGGCAGCGGCAGGCGATAGGGTCGGTTGCGCGGCGCCTCGTGCTGAACAAGGGGCCCCTGAAGGACGGGTTCGACCGGCCGGATGGCGTGTTGCTGTTCCTCGGGCCGACGGGCGTCGGGAAGACGGAGCTCGCCAAGTCGGTGGCGGAGTTCCTCTTCGGCGACGACAAGAAGATGATCCGCGTGGACATGTCCGAGTACCAGGACGGCGCGGTCGGCGTGGACAAGATGATCGGCATGCCGCGCGGCATCGTGGGATCGGAGCGAGGGGGCGTCCTGACCAATCAGCTGAAGGACAACCCGTACAGCGTGGTGCTGCTCGACGAGATCGAGAAGGCCAGCCCGAACATGCTGAACCTGTTCCTGCAGGCGTTCGACGAGGGCTGGGTGACCGACGGTCGCGGCAAGCGCGTGTATCTCTCGGACGCGATCGTCATCATGACGTCGAACGCCGGGACGGAGCACTTCCGCAAGCTGACCAACCCGCTTGGGTTCTGCTCGGGGCAGACCGGGATCGACCAGGTGCGGGGCGAGGTCATGAAGGATCTGGAGCGCTGCTTCGCGCCCGAGTTCCGGAACCGCATCGATGAAGTTGTGCTGTTCACACCGCTGACCCACGACGACGTGCGGATCATTGCCGAGCAGGAGCTGGCCAAGATCGCGGCGACGCTGGAGAAGTCCGGCAAGCTGCTGACGATCGACCCCGAGGCGATCAATCAACTCGTGCGCGACGGGTACAGCCTCCCGTACGGCGCCCGTTTCCTGAAGCGGGTCATCGAGCTGAACGTGAAGCTGCCGATCAGCCAGTTCTGGCAGGGCGGGGTCGAGTTCCGCGTGACCTGCGACAAGGGCCAGGTCGTCATCGAGTCCGCGGGGATGCGGCTGGTGAAGGGGGCCGCCGCCGTGGCGTAG